A single region of the Deltaproteobacteria bacterium genome encodes:
- the hisH gene encoding imidazole glycerol phosphate synthase subunit HisH has product MITIIDPEMGNLRSVQKAFEKAGTRALITSDPKKIVEASKVVLPGVGAFGEGMKNLKKLKLIDPILKAIEDKKPFLGICLGFQILFEESEEFGHHKGLGVLKGRVAALQPTSKHKVPHMGWNRIKKLKRIPLLGNVPDGSYFYFVHSYYVIPKEESIVITETDYIKDFCSSVARDNLFACQFHPEKSQTTGLKIIKAFAEGKSSTPIS; this is encoded by the coding sequence GTGATCACGATTATCGATCCTGAGATGGGCAATTTGAGGTCTGTGCAAAAGGCGTTTGAAAAGGCGGGAACGCGAGCCCTGATCACCTCCGATCCCAAGAAAATTGTGGAGGCCTCCAAGGTCGTTCTGCCGGGAGTTGGCGCGTTCGGCGAAGGCATGAAAAACCTGAAAAAACTCAAATTGATCGATCCGATTCTAAAGGCGATTGAGGATAAAAAGCCGTTTCTCGGCATCTGTCTTGGCTTCCAAATCCTTTTTGAAGAGAGCGAGGAATTCGGACACCACAAAGGATTGGGGGTTCTTAAGGGAAGAGTGGCGGCCTTGCAGCCAACGTCCAAACACAAGGTCCCTCATATGGGCTGGAACCGGATCAAAAAACTGAAACGAATCCCCCTGTTAGGCAATGTGCCGGACGGCTCCTACTTCTACTTTGTTCACTCTTACTATGTCATTCCCAAAGAGGAGTCGATTGTGATTACGGAAACCGACTATATCAAGGACTTCTGCTCCTCCGTGGCGCGGGACAATCTCTTTGCCTGCCAATTTCATCCGGAAAAGAGCCAGACAACGGGGCTTAAGATTATCAAGGCATTTGCGGAAGGAAAATCTTCAACGCCGATCTCCTAG
- the hisB gene encoding imidazoleglycerol-phosphate dehydratase HisB → MSAKRKIKVVRKTKETSIVLEIGLDGKGAYRIKTPIPFLNHMLELFSKHGLFDLSLSALGDTEVDDHHLVEDIGICLGEAFDQLLQKKEGIRRYGFFTLPMDEVLTTVAIDFCGRPSFAYQTPIKTGRIKNFDLELVEHFFESFVHAAKINLHILVHYGKIKHHIVESVFKAFARAIDMATQIDPRVKGVPSTKGVL, encoded by the coding sequence ATGTCGGCAAAACGTAAGATAAAAGTTGTCCGTAAGACCAAAGAGACCTCCATCGTTCTCGAAATCGGGCTGGATGGCAAGGGAGCCTATCGAATCAAGACGCCGATCCCTTTTTTAAACCATATGCTGGAGCTTTTCTCCAAGCATGGGCTTTTTGATCTCTCCTTGAGCGCCTTGGGCGACACCGAGGTCGATGATCATCACCTGGTTGAAGATATTGGGATCTGCCTGGGTGAGGCGTTTGATCAGCTCCTCCAAAAGAAGGAGGGGATCCGTCGTTATGGGTTTTTTACACTCCCGATGGATGAGGTGCTAACGACCGTAGCGATCGATTTTTGTGGTCGTCCCTCTTTTGCCTATCAGACACCGATTAAAACAGGCCGCATCAAGAATTTTGACCTGGAGCTCGTGGAACACTTTTTTGAAAGTTTTGTCCATGCCGCCAAGATTAATCTCCATATCCTTGTGCATTATGGAAAAATCAAACATCACATTGTCGAGTCGGTCTTCAAGGCGTTTGCCCGTGCCATTGACATGGCAACCCAGATCGACCCAAGGGTTAAGGGCGTTCCATCAACCAAAGGAGTTCTGTGA
- the hisD gene encoding histidinol dehydrogenase, with protein sequence MDVEQTVKKILKEVRQNGDRAVLKYTKQFDHHSLRAKKMEVTRSERKAAWKKVSPELIRALRMAASRIHRFHERQQIKSWELREKGVRTGLRWSPIERVGIYVPGGRASYPSSVLMNAIPAKVAGVSTIIMTTPFPSGKGNPALLVAADLAGVDRIFKIGGAQAIGALAYGTKGIPSVDKIVGPGNVYVAEAKRQLFGTVGIDMVAGPTEIVIIADPSANPAWIAADLIAQAEHDPEARPLVLSPSRSLLKKVRQEVEKRISRMDRKEIIHASFMKHGDAIHVTSLEKACELSNRIAPEHLEIHVKKPRKLLPKIRHAGAIFLGPYSPTALGDYAAGPNHVLPTSATARFSSPLGVYDFIHASSVVQVSKAGWRRLSLITRELALSEGLTAHAESVCVRKNVGKT encoded by the coding sequence ATGGACGTTGAACAGACGGTTAAAAAAATCCTCAAAGAGGTCCGCCAAAATGGTGATCGTGCCGTTTTAAAATATACGAAGCAATTTGATCATCACTCTCTCCGTGCAAAAAAAATGGAGGTGACCCGTTCCGAAAGAAAGGCGGCCTGGAAGAAAGTCTCTCCCGAACTGATCCGTGCACTCCGGATGGCGGCCTCAAGGATTCATCGTTTCCATGAGCGGCAACAGATTAAATCGTGGGAACTCCGTGAAAAAGGGGTTCGGACGGGGCTTCGGTGGTCTCCTATTGAACGTGTCGGGATTTATGTGCCGGGGGGACGCGCCTCTTATCCTTCGAGCGTGCTCATGAATGCAATCCCGGCCAAGGTCGCCGGCGTCTCTACAATCATCATGACAACCCCTTTTCCGTCAGGGAAAGGAAACCCGGCGCTTTTGGTTGCTGCCGATTTGGCTGGAGTCGACCGAATCTTCAAGATCGGTGGGGCACAGGCAATTGGCGCGCTGGCCTACGGAACCAAAGGCATTCCAAGCGTCGACAAGATCGTTGGTCCCGGAAATGTTTATGTGGCCGAGGCCAAACGACAGCTCTTTGGAACCGTCGGAATTGATATGGTCGCTGGACCGACAGAGATTGTCATCATTGCCGATCCTTCGGCCAATCCTGCCTGGATTGCCGCCGACCTCATCGCCCAGGCAGAGCATGATCCAGAGGCCCGTCCGCTTGTTCTCTCTCCTTCCCGATCCCTCTTGAAAAAGGTCCGACAGGAGGTTGAAAAGAGGATTTCTCGAATGGACCGCAAGGAGATTATCCATGCCTCCTTCATGAAGCATGGTGACGCGATCCATGTCACCAGCCTCGAGAAGGCCTGCGAGCTCTCCAACAGGATCGCCCCAGAACACCTGGAGATTCATGTGAAAAAACCGAGAAAGCTCCTCCCAAAAATCAGGCATGCGGGCGCCATTTTCCTTGGCCCCTACTCCCCCACTGCCCTTGGCGATTATGCGGCAGGCCCCAATCATGTCCTGCCAACCAGCGCCACCGCCCGATTTTCCTCGCCACTCGGCGTCTACGATTTTATTCACGCCTCTTCTGTCGTTCAGGTCTCAAAGGCCGGTTGGCGTCGTCTGTCACTCATCACACGAGAATTGGCACTCTCAGAAGGATTGACGGCCCATGCAGAATCTGTTTGTGTAAGGAAAAATGTCGGCAAAACGTAA
- the murA gene encoding UDP-N-acetylglucosamine 1-carboxyvinyltransferase — translation MDKIVIQGGRRLKGKVEISGAKNSALPVLFSSILAEGWNQFENIPALRDILTTCRLLEKLGLSVLLPEKKGASFRISSNGMKSYTATYDLVRTMRASVLVMGPLLARFKKAKVSLPGGCAIGARPINLHLKAFEQMGAKIDIQEGYVVARAKKLHGARIHFDTVSVTGTENVMMAAVLAEGETIIENAAQEPEIADLAEVLIKMGGRISGAGTTTLTISGVKQLHGCQHHIIADRIEAGTFMIASAITAGNLVVSGIDPIFVEALSLKLREAGTEVRLEANGIRVIGPHTLRSVDVTTAPYPGFATDFQAQFMALMTIADGTSVMTETIFENRFLHAQELLRMGAHIKIEGHSAVIQGVKRLSGAPLMASDLRASAALILAGLAAKGITEIHRVYHIDRGYEQIEKKLRGLGARIKRVKLKY, via the coding sequence ATGGACAAAATCGTTATTCAGGGGGGGCGACGGCTTAAAGGAAAGGTTGAAATCAGCGGGGCGAAAAATTCCGCCCTGCCGGTTCTTTTCTCATCCATCTTGGCAGAGGGCTGGAACCAGTTTGAAAATATCCCGGCGCTTCGGGATATCCTCACAACCTGCCGTCTCCTTGAAAAATTGGGTCTCTCGGTCCTCCTCCCTGAAAAAAAAGGGGCCTCTTTCCGAATCTCTTCAAACGGAATGAAGAGCTACACCGCCACCTATGACCTGGTCCGAACGATGCGCGCCTCCGTTCTCGTCATGGGGCCATTGCTCGCACGGTTCAAGAAGGCGAAGGTCTCCCTCCCCGGCGGCTGTGCAATCGGGGCACGGCCGATCAATCTCCACCTCAAGGCGTTCGAACAGATGGGGGCCAAGATTGATATCCAGGAGGGGTACGTCGTCGCCCGAGCTAAAAAACTCCATGGGGCGCGGATTCATTTTGACACGGTCAGCGTGACAGGCACAGAAAACGTCATGATGGCTGCCGTGCTGGCCGAGGGTGAAACGATCATTGAAAACGCCGCCCAGGAACCGGAGATTGCCGATTTGGCGGAGGTCCTGATCAAGATGGGAGGAAGGATCTCCGGCGCCGGGACGACCACCCTCACCATCAGCGGGGTTAAACAGTTGCACGGTTGCCAACACCACATCATTGCCGATCGGATTGAGGCAGGAACCTTTATGATCGCCTCCGCAATCACCGCAGGGAATCTCGTCGTCTCCGGCATTGATCCGATCTTTGTTGAGGCGTTGTCACTTAAATTGCGTGAGGCCGGGACAGAGGTCCGGCTCGAGGCAAACGGAATCCGGGTCATCGGCCCCCACACCCTCCGAAGTGTTGATGTCACCACAGCCCCCTACCCCGGTTTTGCAACCGATTTTCAGGCCCAGTTTATGGCCTTAATGACGATTGCCGATGGAACCAGTGTCATGACGGAAACGATCTTTGAAAACCGTTTTCTCCATGCCCAGGAGCTCCTCCGGATGGGGGCCCATATAAAGATTGAAGGACATTCGGCGGTGATTCAGGGAGTCAAGAGACTCTCCGGCGCCCCCTTGATGGCCTCGGATCTCCGGGCCTCGGCCGCCCTAATCCTGGCGGGACTCGCCGCGAAAGGAATCACCGAGATCCATCGTGTCTATCATATCGATCGGGGTTATGAACAGATTGAGAAAAAGCTGAGAGGGCTCGGCGCAAGAATTAAAAGAGTGAAGCTGAAATATTAG
- a CDS encoding DUF4215 domain-containing protein yields MKTTYILFIIMMGVIMACTSTNEQENPSGSESSSQQGDSSSPTPESSSETPSSCSTDCSSSSSSSEEVSEEVPSENPPLPSCGDGLQQGQEDCDDGNGDDNDSCRNDCTLRSHRGLCGNGLVQNLEICDDGNEVDNDSCKNDCNPSPNRCGNGLQERGEECDDGDRNNSDNCLNNCQMSACGDGVVFEGVEPCDDGNQNDLDSCRNDCRFPILIGCGNGIVEEGEECDDGNTNQTDSCYDDCTIPTCGDLILSQGEECDDGNLDDFDTCLNDCRWAYCGDGTVHFFTRNETCDDGNRVDGDDCPSDCHEGEGSSSYCGDGVVEGQEQCDDANEEMGDSCIICQMAECGDGFVWLEMEECDDGNQNDQDLCRNDCTVTLNRCGNAITEGDEECDDGNGLEEDSCLNNCQIAVCGDGVRRSVEQCDDGNRNNDDGCRNDCTEGWNIPDVCGNGVVEAGEQCDDGNFQDGDECPTSCLLAVCGDGFLYGGVEGCDDGNADDSDACLSSCVSAVCGDGFVQLGVEECDDGNQISEDGCDFNCLKPK; encoded by the coding sequence ATGAAGACAACTTACATTTTATTCATCATCATGATGGGGGTCATTATGGCTTGCACATCGACGAATGAGCAGGAAAATCCCTCGGGGTCAGAAAGTTCTTCGCAGCAAGGGGATTCTTCTTCTCCAACCCCTGAGTCTTCATCCGAGACACCCTCCTCTTGTTCTACCGATTGCTCTTCTTCGTCCTCTTCTTCAGAAGAAGTATCTGAAGAGGTACCGTCTGAGAACCCTCCACTTCCTTCATGCGGCGATGGTCTTCAGCAGGGGCAAGAAGACTGCGATGATGGCAACGGTGATGATAATGACAGTTGTCGAAACGATTGTACCCTAAGGAGTCATCGAGGATTATGTGGCAATGGTCTCGTTCAGAATCTGGAGATTTGTGATGATGGAAATGAGGTCGATAACGATTCTTGTAAGAATGATTGTAATCCGTCACCCAATCGTTGTGGAAACGGTCTCCAAGAACGGGGTGAAGAGTGTGACGATGGCGATCGCAACAATTCGGATAATTGTCTGAACAACTGTCAAATGTCGGCCTGTGGTGATGGCGTTGTTTTTGAAGGGGTGGAACCGTGTGATGATGGCAACCAGAATGACCTTGATTCCTGCCGCAATGATTGTCGTTTTCCTATCCTCATCGGTTGTGGAAACGGTATTGTTGAAGAGGGAGAGGAATGTGATGATGGTAATACCAACCAGACCGATTCCTGTTATGATGATTGTACGATTCCTACTTGTGGCGATTTAATTCTCTCCCAAGGTGAGGAATGCGATGATGGCAATTTAGATGATTTTGATACCTGTCTTAACGATTGCCGATGGGCTTACTGTGGAGATGGTACCGTCCACTTTTTTACTCGCAATGAGACCTGTGATGATGGCAATCGAGTCGATGGAGATGATTGCCCCAGCGATTGTCATGAAGGGGAGGGTTCTTCTAGCTATTGTGGGGATGGGGTGGTCGAAGGTCAGGAACAATGTGATGATGCCAATGAAGAGATGGGGGATAGCTGTATCATTTGTCAAATGGCTGAGTGTGGAGATGGGTTTGTCTGGCTGGAGATGGAAGAATGCGATGATGGAAATCAAAATGATCAGGATCTCTGTCGTAATGATTGTACCGTTACTTTGAATCGCTGTGGTAATGCCATCACAGAGGGAGATGAGGAATGTGACGATGGAAATGGTTTGGAGGAAGACAGTTGCCTTAACAATTGTCAGATCGCTGTTTGTGGCGATGGGGTCCGTCGATCTGTCGAACAATGTGATGACGGAAACAGGAATAATGATGATGGCTGCCGGAATGATTGTACAGAAGGATGGAATATTCCGGATGTCTGCGGCAATGGGGTCGTTGAAGCAGGCGAGCAATGTGATGACGGCAATTTTCAAGATGGAGATGAGTGCCCTACGAGCTGCCTTTTAGCGGTTTGCGGAGACGGATTTCTCTACGGAGGTGTTGAAGGGTGCGATGATGGCAATGCCGATGACAGCGATGCTTGTTTAAGCAGTTGTGTCAGTGCCGTTTGTGGAGACGGTTTTGTTCAGTTAGGGGTAGAGGAATGTGATGATGGCAACCAAATCAGTGAGGATGGGTGTGATTTTAACTGCCTTAAACCAAAGTAA
- the prmC gene encoding peptide chain release factor N(5)-glutamine methyltransferase, with the protein MSEVWTSLRLIQWTTDYFSKGGIPNPRLDAELLLAHILKCARIDLYLKHDWRVGDKDLSLFRGLLQRRIKREPLQYIIGETEFYGLKFKVTPDVLIPRPETELLVEEAIKQIGAGAASSPPTKIQILEIGTGSGCIAIALAKNIPHARITATDISDAALEIAQGNVIQNKAQTQIDFILSNIAPWRTFEAENRQFDLILSNPPYIAEEEIDRLEPEIKNFEPRQALNGGPFGLTQIQKIIQEAPPSLKEEGILLLEIGEDQGKEVARLIKEIPCLSLMEIKKDLSGRDRVVITQKRVTLV; encoded by the coding sequence ATGAGTGAGGTCTGGACATCCCTCCGTTTGATTCAATGGACAACCGATTACTTCTCCAAGGGAGGCATCCCCAACCCAAGGCTCGATGCCGAACTCCTGCTTGCCCATATCCTGAAATGCGCGCGCATCGATCTCTACCTCAAGCATGACTGGAGAGTGGGTGATAAAGATCTGTCCCTTTTTAGAGGGCTCCTTCAGCGACGCATCAAACGGGAACCACTTCAATACATCATTGGCGAAACGGAGTTTTATGGCCTCAAGTTCAAGGTGACTCCCGACGTGCTGATTCCACGACCAGAAACGGAATTATTGGTGGAGGAGGCGATCAAACAGATAGGGGCGGGCGCAGCAAGCAGCCCCCCTACGAAAATCCAAATCCTCGAAATCGGCACCGGATCCGGCTGTATTGCGATTGCCCTGGCAAAAAACATTCCCCATGCACGGATCACAGCGACAGATATTTCCGATGCCGCACTCGAAATCGCGCAGGGCAATGTGATCCAAAACAAGGCCCAGACCCAAATCGATTTTATACTCTCCAACATCGCTCCGTGGAGAACATTCGAGGCAGAAAATCGGCAATTTGACTTAATCCTCTCCAACCCCCCTTATATTGCGGAGGAGGAGATTGATCGACTCGAACCTGAGATCAAAAATTTTGAGCCCCGCCAGGCGCTAAACGGAGGTCCATTCGGTCTTACACAAATTCAGAAGATCATCCAAGAGGCTCCTCCCTCTCTTAAAGAGGAAGGAATTCTACTCCTTGAGATAGGAGAAGATCAGGGGAAAGAGGTAGCAAGATTGATCAAAGAGATCCCTTGCCTATCACTCATGGAAATTAAAAAAGATTTAAGTGGGAGGGATCGAGTCGTGATCACTCAAAAAAGGGTTACTTTGGTTTAA